The nucleotide sequence GCCGATTAGGGATGGAAGAAAAAAAGGAACTCATTACGGAGAGGATTATAGCCTCCGGTCCACTTACAATCAATCGGATCCGATTTGGACTAGCTGGACTTTTCCTGCTTTCCCTCGCTGCCGCTTGGACCCAAAGCTCCATGGTCCAAAATATCGTGTATCTGATCGGGATTGGGTCCATGCTCGGATATGCTGTCTATAACCATTATTGTTATAAAAAGTTCGGTAAGATACCTTCTATGGTCGGTAAGGTTTGTGTGCTCGCCGATATCACCATCTTATCCATAGTCATGTTCGTAGCTTCCTGGACTGATAGGAATATGGCATCCGGAGTGATCCGTCAGATCATTCTATATGCGATCAACATGATCTTCATAGTATATTCAGTACTATTATTATCACCAACAGTCGCAAAACTCTCAGGGATCTTCAGCGTAGTCGGACAAGGACTCGTGATCTTAAATACGATCTTCAGAGGAGTAGAATTCACCGAGGATGAACTCAAAGTTATTTCTCCAGGTTATGCTTCCATTTCGGAACAGTCCTTAAAGTTAGTATTTTTAGCGGTGGTATCCTATATCACCAGAAGTGTGATCCTGATCTTTCGTAGGATCGGCGCGGTAGAAGAGGAATATGCGAACACTTTAGAACAAAAGGTGGATGAAAGAACAACGGAAGTCACAAGAAGAATGGAGGAGATCCAGGCTCTAAAAGTCCAACAAGACGGAGATTATTATCTCACCTCTCTCTTGAGTAAACCTCTCATGACAAATTGGAATACCTCTCAAGATGTCAGCACTATCTTCTATATAGAACAAAAGAAAAAGTTCACTTTTAAGAATAGGGAATCCGAGCTGGGAGGAGATATTTGTATCAGCGGCAATCTTCTGTTCGGAGCTGAAAAAGAAAAATGGACCTTCTTCTTAAATGGAGATGCAATGGGGAAATCTCTCCAAGGTGCGGGAGGAGCGATCGTACTTGGGACTGCTGTGAATAATATTCTTACCCGTTCCGCAAGCCATGGAAAGACCATAGATATCAATCCTGAAGCTTGGATGCTACAAACTCATAGAGAGCTGGACGAAATATTTAGGACATTCGACGGAACTATGATGGCTTCCGCAATTTTCGGATTGATCCATGACAAAACGGGAAGGCTGTTAATACTGAACGCAGAACATCCTTGGCCGGTATTATTCAGAGATGATAGATCCTCTTTCATCGCTCCGGAACTTTCCGCATGGAAATTAGGATCTCCGTTCGGAGGAAATATTAAAATTCATGAATCTAATCTACAACCTGGAGATGTTCTATTTCTAGGATCTGACGGAAGGGATGATATCAATATCAGTTCAGACGGTGTCAACTGGAAGATGAACGAGGACGAAAACCTATTTGTCCGTATCGTTGAAGATTCCAAAGGAGATCTGGACACGATCGCAGGAAAATTACACGGAGTGGGAGCGATTGCGGACGACCTTTCTCTCATTCGTATCGGCTATAAGGAACTGATAGATCCGGAACATCCTAAGTATAACGACGCCGTAGCAAAGTACAACCAAGCGAAACAACATTTGGCGAAAAAAGAAGTACCGATCGCTCTCGAACTCCTAGAATTATCTTGGAACTTAGCTCCAAATTTTAAAGAATCCGCAAGATTGATCGGACAGATCTATTACGACAAAAAGGAATTTTCAAAAGCTTCTAAATGGCTCGAACGTTATTTGAACTTAGATCCTGATTCTCATAATATCTGGTTCTTATTATCCTTATGTTATAAACATATGAAGGAATTCCAACGTGCAGCGGACGCAGCGGAGAAGGTCCGACAAACTCAACCTCATCGATTAGCAAACCTGATCAATCTTTCGGACAATTATAGACTTCTGAATAAATTCGAAGACGCAAGATCCGTTCTGGAAAAAGCGAAAGAGTTAGATGGGGAAAGCGCACTCGTGGGCAAACTAGACGAGTTTCTGAAATCGAAAGGGTTCTGAAACGATATCCTTCTTACTTAAACATTTAAGTCTCTAAAGATCCTAAATACTCCACCCCTCAAAAAAGAAAAAACCCCGATGTCGTTTCCAACACCGGGGCCTACATATCTCCCATCTCTTCGGGGATTAATATATATTATTTTTTCTTCTTAGGAGCGGCTTTCTTAACCGCTTTTTTTGGAGCTGCTGGTTTTTTAACCGGTTTAGCTTTAGGAGCAGCTACCTTCTTAGGAGCTTTTTCCTTTTTAGCCGGAGCAGGAGCTGCCGCTTTCTCTTTTTTAGCCTCGGAAATAGCCTCTCTCTTATCTTTGATCTCTTTGATGAGGGAGGAACGATCCTTTCTATTAGTGAGTTCCAAAATCCCTACTTCAGAATTGTCGGAAGCTCTGTTGATCTTTTTTAGGATCCTGGTGTATCCACCGTTAGTGCTTGCATAACGAACCGCGATATCTTCAAAAAGTTTCGTAACGATATTACGATCTTTCACTCTTTTCAGGACTTCACGTTTATTGTGAAGTGCAACCGCCGGAGCGATATCAGTCGCAAGGTTTCTTTTCGCTCTAGTGATGATCTTTTCCGCGTGAGAACGAACCACTTTCAATTTTGCTTGAGTGGATTCGATTCTCTCGTATTTGAAAAGACTAGTGATCATGTTATTGATCAGCGCATCTCTATGACCTTTTTCGCGGTTGAGATGTTTTACTTTATTTCTTTTGTTCATATTAGAAATCTCTCATTCCGAACGAAAGTCCCAAACCTGCGAGTTTAGACTTCAGTTCCGCGAGACCTTGCTCGCTATAATGTTTGGATTTGGACATCTCTTCTTCGGATCTTTTCACCAGATCTCCAACGAAGTCGATTTCCAGACTACGAAGAACGTTCAGGGAACGTACGGAAAGTTCGAGTTCTTCCACATGTTTGGAAAGGGAAGCTTTCAACTTCTCGTCCGCTTCGTCTAACTCGTCTTCTTCTTCCTCTAATTCTTCTTCGAAGTTGATGAATACCGTAAGGTGTTCTTTTAGGATTTTAGCCGCTTGCGCAACTGCATCCTCAGGAGAAATGGATCCGTCGGTCCAAACTTCCAGAGTCAGTTTTTCGTAATCGGATCTCTGAGCCACACGGGTCTCGGAAATTTCGAAAATTACTTTTTGAACAGGAGAGAAGATAGAATCGATTGGGATCGTTCCGAGAACTTCAATATCCTTCTTTTTATCTTCTGCCGGAACGTATCCTCTTCCTCTTTGGATTTCGAGATCCAATACAAGGTTCGCGTCTTCGTTTAAAGTCGCGATATGAAGATCCGGGTTCATGATCTCGATGGAGGAATCCACAGCCAGGTCTCCGGCTCTGAAATATCCAGCACCTTTCAATTCCAAATGGATAACTTTGCTTTGATCCTTGTCCTCAGGCTCGTACTTGATACGAACTTGTTTGAGGTTTAGGATGATACGAGTAACGTCTTCAGCGACTCCTTCGATATAAGAGAACTCATGGTTCACCCCTTCGATACGAAGAGCGGAAATTGCCGCTCCTTCGATAGAAGACATGAGAGTTCTACGAAGAGAATTTCCGATCGTGGTCGCAAAACCGCGCTCGAAAGGTTCCGCTACGAATTTTCCGTAGTTCGGAGTGTTCGCTTCCGTAGTAAATTCGATCTTTTTGGGACGTTTAAATCCTTTGAGTAAACTTTTTAGAGACACTTGGAAACCCTTCCCAATAAATTACTTGGAGTACAACTCCACGATCACCTGTTCTTTCACTGGAATGTCGACATGATGACGTTCCGGTAAAGACAGAATTTCTCCCGAGAACTGAATGAAATCGGAAGACACCCAAGAAGGAATATTATTCAGAGACTGAGCCAGTTGGATATTTTGGGTAATAAAACCGGAAGTTCTGAATTTAGGTTTGATCTCGATCTTATCGCCTACTTTCAAACGGAAAGACGGAATATCAACTTTCTCGCCGTTCACCAGAATATGGTTGTGAGCGATAAAGTTTCTCGCCTGACGTCTAGTCACTGCGAAACCTAAACGATATACAACGTTATCCAATCTTCTTTCCAAAAGTTGGAGAAGAATTTCACCGGTTACGCCGTGAGCATGAGATGCCTCTTCGTAAAGGCTACGGAATTGCTTTTCTAAAAGTCCGTAAGCTCTTTTCAACTTCTGCTTTTCACGAAGCTGAGAACCGTACTCGGAAACTTTCGGTTTCCTTTTTGGTTGCATACCAGGAGGTCCCTTTTTATGGAACTTATCTCTATTGAAAGTAAAACTGGATTTGAGGTAGAGGTTCACTCCCTCTCTCCTCATTAGTTTAACGACAGGTCCTCTATATCTTGCCATATTATTCCTACCTTAAACCCTTCTTCTCTTACGGGGACGACAGCCGTTATGCGGTAAAGGTGTAACGTCCTTGATCATTTTAATGGAAAGTCCTCTAGCAACCAAGGATCGGATTGCGGATTCGCGTCCGATACCTGGACCGGAAACCAGAACATCTACTTCGGCTAAACCGGTAGAGTCGATCGCCTTCTCGGCAGCATTCCCCGCTGCGATCTGAGCCGCATACGGAGTGGATTTTTTGGATCCACGGAAACCCATAGCACCGGCAGTAGACCAAGCCAGGGTATTTCCTGCCAAGTCGGTGATGGTGATGATGGTATTGTTAAAAGAAGCGGTGATATAGACCTTTCCGCGAGGAACGACCTTCTTCTCCTTCTTCTTAACCTTTTTCTCTTTTTTGCCTTTTTTATCTTCAGCCATGATTACTTAGTCACCTTCTTCTTATTGGCAACGGTCTTTTTGACACCCTTACGAGTACGGGCGTTCGTTCTGGTTCTTTGACCACGAACCGGAAGACCTCTTCTATGACGCAGGCCTCTGTAACATCCGATATCCATCAACCTTTTGATATTGAGTTGGTTTTCGGAGCGAAGATCCCCTTCTACCTTGATACTTTCTTCGATTGCCTTTCTTAGAGCGGCTTCTTGAGCGTCGGAAAGATCCTTCACTCTGATAGCCTCATCTACTCCCGCTTTCGCGAGAAGTTTGCGAGAAGTGGATCGGCCGATTCCGTAAATATACGTTAGACCAACAACGATTCTTTTTTCTCTTGGAAGATCAATACCTGCGATACGAGCCATGATTATGCTTGCCTTTGCTTGTGTTTCGGGTTGGTGCAGATCACTCGGATCACACCTTTTCTTCTGATAACTTTGCAGCTAGTGCAGATTTTTTTTACGGAAGTTCTTACTTTCATAACGTGTTCCTATTTTTTGCGGTAGGTAATCCTACCCTTGGTCAAATCGTAAGGAGAAAGTTCCACGGTGACTTTGTCGCCTGGAAGGATCCTGATATAATGCATTCTCATTTTACCGGAAATATGAGCCAAAACCTTATGACCATTTTCCAGCTCAACGCGGAACATTGCGTTTGGGAGAGGTTCCAAAACGGTACCGTCCACGGTGATTGCATCTTCTTTCGCCAAGTTAAGCTAACTCCTTCTCGATGAGTTTTGTGACTGTATCCAAGTTTCCCACTCCGTTTACACGGGAGAGATTTCCTTTTGCAGCATAGTAGTCCAATAACGGAAGAGTCTTTTTGTTATAAGTTTCCAATCGACTCTTGATCGTTGTCTCGTTGTCGTCGGAACGACCTTCGATTTCAGCACGTTTTAATAAACGTTGTAGAAGTTCCTCATCCGGAACTTCCAAATTGATCGCTCTCTTGATCTTTAAACCTTCCGAGTTTAGGATCTTATCCAAAGCTTCCGCTTGTTCGACGGTTCTTGGAAATCCATCCAGTAAGAATCCGTTTTTACAATCGGGCTCTACGAGACGATCTTTGATAATACCGATAACCACTGAATCCGGGACTAAATCTCCGGCATCCATGTATTTCTTAGCTTCCAATCCCATTTGGGTCCCGTTTTTAACGGCAGCTCTCAGAATATCTCCTGTAGAGATCTGAGGAATTCCCAAAGTATCACAAAGGATCTTCGCCTGGGTGCCTTTACCTGCACCCGGTGGGCCCATGAAAATGATAGAATTCATTTTCTTAAGACCTTCCCTTGATCTTAGTTTTTTTCAAGAAACCGTCGTAGTTTCTCATCAGCAATTGGGACTCTAATTGTTTCAGAGTTTCCAATGCCACCCCTACCATGATCAGTAGTGAGGTTCCGCCGAAAGTGTATACCAAGGATCCACCACCGGAGTTGGTCCCTAAATTTAAGAAACGAATAATGATATAAGGAGCTAATGCAAGTCCTGCTAAGAAAACAGCGCCAGGAAGAGTGATCCTATTTAGGACCTTCTCAATGTATTCTTTAGTATGAGAACCTGGACGAATCCCAGGAATAAATCCGTTATACTTACGAAGATTCTCCGCAAGTTCTCCCGGATTGAATTGGATTGCAGTGTAGAAATATGCAAAGAAGACGATGAGCGCAATATACACAAAGAAATAAAACGCAGCGTGATACCAAGTCTGCGAGAATGGATTCAGATAATCCAATAATAAAACCCAGCCCGCCCAATTAGGAAGCTCGGAGATCTGCTGAATGATTGTTTGCGGAAAAAGTAATAAAGAAGAAGCGAATATGATCGGCATAACACTCGCGCCATTCACTTTAAAAGGAATGCTCTGAGATTTAGCCTGGACCATCTTTCTTCCCACCATTTGTTTACCGTACTGTAAAGGAACCTTACGTACACCTTGAGTCAGAAGAACGGTTAACGCGATGAGTACAATGAATAGAAGAAGAAGGATGATAATATTCAATCCGTCTACGAAGTTCTCACGGAATAACTGCGCCACGGAAACGGGAAGACGTCCCACGATACCGGCAAAGATCAAAAGAGAAATTCCGTTGCCGATCCCTCGCTCCGTAATTTGTTCACCGAGCCAGATCAATAGAACGGTTCCGGTGGTGATGGATAATAATGCGATAAAGAAGAACCAAGATTCGACGGAAGAATGGATTAAACCCGGGTGAAGAGCGGGTGCATTATCCGCACCATAAGACCAGCGTTGTGCTAAACGGATCACTGCCAAAGATTGAACTCCGCAAAGCAGAATAGTTCCGTATTTGGTGTATTGTCCGATCTTCTTACGACCTTCTTCTCCTTCTTTTTGGAGTTTTTGTAAAGAAGGAACAAGGACCATCACTAACTGCATAATGATGGAGGAAGAAATATAAGGCATGATCCCCAATGCGAAAATGGAGAAATTCAGCAGAGCTCCTCCCGCGAACATATCGAACATTCCAACAAGTCCTTCGGCTGCATTTGCATCCAAAGCGATTGCGGAAACTACTTTAGGATCGATACCGGGAATAGTAATATGAGTTCCAAGACGAAAGAGTAAAAGCATGCCGAGAGTAAAGAAAACCTTGTTTCTCAACTCCGGAATTTTGAAGATATTTGCGATCGAAGTCAGCATATTACTTTGTTCTCTTTCCTTATTTCCTGGTCATTACCATTTCGGGCAAAAGGGACCCAAGGTTTCCCCGAGTCCCTTCTTAACATTAAAGATTCGTTTTAGACAAACAGTCGAAAACCGACTCGGATCAAGCTTCTTTAGAGCTGTCGGAGCGAAGTTTTACGGAACCGCCTGCTTTCTCTATCTTTGCTTTGGCAGAAGCAGAAAATCCATCCGCCACTATATGAACCGCTTTTGTGATCTCACCGGTTCCCAAAATCTTGAAAAGAGTGCCCTCATTATCAAGAATCTTCGATTCAACCATAATTTTGGCATCTATGTTGCCGGTCAACCCGCTTTTCTCTATGTCTCTCAAGTTGATTGGGAAGAAGTCCTTATGAAATATGGAAGTAAACCCACGCTTAGGAAGTCTTCTGTGGATAGGCATCTGCCCACCTTCGAATCCTCTGCGAACCGTGTTACGAGCATACTGTCCTTTAGAACCACGTCCTCCCGTCTTACCGGTTTTGGAACCGATACCACGACCTAGACGTTTTTTGTTTTTAGTAGAACCTGCTGGAACAGGAATGGTGTTCCCCGCCGGCTTATCTCCCTTTTCCGTGCGCTCTTTTCCGAACGCGAGGGCCGCCCTTATTCTTTCTTTACTCATTTCCCTTACCTAATTACGCCTTTTCGACTCGGACCAGGTGTTGAACGTCGTTGATCATTCCTTTCACCTGCGGAGTTAGAGTATGTTTTCTTTGTTGTCCGGTTTTACGGAGTCCCAAAGCGGCCAGAGTTAGCTTCTGGCCTTTCTTAATCCCGATATTACTTTTGATCTGAGTAACGATTACGGTTTCCATATTACTTATCCTACGTCGTTTCCGAAAAGACGAGCCAGGGTGATCCCTCTTTTACGAGCTGCTAGCACTGGAGTCTCCAATTGTTGAAGAGCGTCCAGAGTCGCCTTTACGATGTTTACCGGATTCGAAGAACCCCAGGACTTGCTGAGGATATCTTGGATCCCAACTTTCTCCACTACGGAACGAACGGATCCACCAGCGATAATCCCGGTTCCGGCAGTAGACGGTTTTAGGATCACTCTTGCCGATTTGAATTTTCCGATCACTTCGTGGGGAATTGTATGCCCTCTGAATTGGATCTTCACCAAATTTTTCTTAGCGGATTCGATGGATTTACGGATCGCGTCCGGAACCTCGTTCGCTTTACCGAATCCGATCCCTACTTTACCCTTTGCGTCTCCGACTACCGTCAGAGCGTTAAAAGAGAAACGACGTCCACCTTTTACAACTTTAGCAACACGATCGATCTTTACGACCTTCTCGTTAAATTCTTTCTGTTCTTGATCTTGTTCGTACGCCATTATTAGAACTCCAACCCGGCTTCTCTAGCCGCATCCGCGAAAGCCGCGATTCTTCCGTGATAGATCATCCCGGAACGATCCAGCATCACTACCTTCACACCTTTAGAAGCGGCTTTCTCTCCGATCGCCTTTCCCAAAGCCTTAGCAGCTTCTTTATCTTTGCGACTTTTTCCCGCAAAACCAGCTTCTAAAGTAGAAGCAGCCACCAAAGTTGTTCCTTGCACATCGTCTATGATCTGGCAGGAAAGATAACGATTGGATTTATTGAATACCAATCTAGGGCGAGAACTGAATTGTCTCAGTTTGAATCTGGAACGCTCTGCTCTTCTGCGTTTGGCTGCGATTTTTTTCAGTTTATTAATCATGGCCTTACTTCTTACCGGTTTTTCCGGCCTTTCTCTTGATAAATTCGTCGTTGTACTTGATCCCTTTACCTTTGTAAGGCTCAGGAGGTCTCTTAGAACGGATATCTGCCGCAACTTGTCCGACTAGTTGTTTGTCGATCCCGGAAATTTTGATCTTCACTTGTTCAATGACTTCGATCTTAATTCCTTTAGGAGCCTTGTAAACAACCTCATGGGAATAACCGAGGTTCATCACCAGATCTTCACCGCGCTTCGCAGCACGATAACCAACCCCTGTGATCTCCAGGTTTTTTTCCCAACCAGCGGTCACACCTTTCACGCTATTCATAAGAAGAGCGCGGGTCAATCCGTGAAGAGCCACTACGTTTTGCTCTTCGCTGGATCTTTCTAATTTTACGGTTCCACCCTCGTTTTTCAGAGAGATTCCCGCAAAAATAGGAGTTTGTAACTCGCCTAAAGGACCTTTTACTTTAATTACGGTGCTGTCCTGTTTTACTTCCACTTTATCCGGAAGTTTGATTTCTGCTTTTCCAATCCTGGACATAGGTCTTTATAAGTTTCCTTCACTCTTAAGAGAGTTTACAGATAACCTCTCCTCCTACGCGTAATTTCCGGGCTTTTTTACCGGTCATAACTCCTTTGGAAGTGGAGAGAATCATAGTTCCCATATTGTTCTTATACGGGCGGATCTCTTCACTTTTCATGTAAACCCTACGACCAGGTTTGGATACGCGAACTAACTCGCGGATCACTGGCTTTTTGGTTACATCGTATTTCAAAGCAACTTTGAAATCTTCGAAACTTCCGTTAGTCACCGGCTCATAGCCGTTGATAAATCCTTCTTCTTTCAATAATTCCAAGATAGAACGTTTGATCTTGCTTCCCGGAATTACACAACTCTCATGTTTCGCACGACCAGCGTTACGAATGCGGGTCAGCATATCACCGATTGGATCAGATAAACTCATATTATATATCCTCCTCCCTTACCAAGATGCCTTAACTACTCCCGGGATCTGCGCTTGGCTAGCAAGCTTCCGGAAGCAAATTCTGCACATGTCAAATCTTCTTAGGTAACCGCGAGGGCGTCCGCAGAGAGGGCAACGGTTGTGAACCCGTACTTTGAATTTCTTTTTTTTCTTATGTCTTTCGATTAAAGAGGTCTTAGCCATGATTGCGGGCTCCTTATCTCAGGTTCCGGAACGGCATACCGAAAGCGGCGAGAAGGCTATAAGCCTCTGCGTCCACCTTGGTGTTCGTTACGAAGGTCAGGTTCATCCCGTAGAGAGTGTTGATCTTATCCACTTTGATCTCGGGGAAGATGATTTGTTCTTTGATGCTAAAGTTATAGTTTCCGCGTCCGTCGAAACCTTTCTCGGAAACTCCCTTAAAGTCACGCACCCTTGGTAGAGCCACGTTCACCAAACGATCCAGAAACTCATACATATAGTTTCCACGTAAGGTAACAGTGGTACCGAGACTCATACCTTCACGGAGTTTAAATCCCGCGATGGATTTTTTAGCCTTGGTTTTAACCGGGCGTTGTCCGGTAATCAATGCGAGTTCTTCCACGGCTGCTTCCAATGCTTTCGGGTTGGTATGAGCCTCGCCCATTCCCACGTTTAGAACGATTTTTTCCAAACGAGGAACTTGCATGATGGACTTGAAGTTATATTGTTTCTGAAGAGCGGGAACGATTTCTTTCCCGTATTTTTCTCTCAATCTAGCTGCTGCCATGACTTAGATCTCTTTCCCGTCCGCTTTTGAAACACGGACTTTTTTACCTTTATTCTCTTGGTAGCCCAGACGAACTCCCTTCTTCTTTTTGGAATCGTAGAACATTACGTTGGAAATGTGCATTGGAGCTTCCACTTCTACGATACCACCTTGCGGGTTTTCTTGGGTAGGTCTTAAGAAACGTTTACGTTTGTTCAGTCCTTCTACTACTACACGATCCCTTTTCTTATCGATAACCAGGATCTTGCCTTTTTTACCTTTCTCTTTTCCTGCAATGACTACTACTTCGTCATCTTTATGCAGGCGAACGGACTTGAATTTTGTATATTCGGATCCCCGATACGTCAGCTTAGACATTATAAAACCTCCGGCGCTAGGGAGATGATCTTAGCGTATTTTTTATCGCGAAGTTCGCGAGCTACTGGCCCGAAAATACGGGTCCCTTTCGGGTTTCCTTTGTCGTCGATAATTGCAACTGCGTTATCATCGAAACGGATATAAGAACCGTCCGGACGACGGATTTCTTTTTTAGTTCTAACAACAACTGCGCGTTGAACGGCCTTGTTATGGACCTTCTTCCCCGTGGAATCCTTTAAACCATAAGCTGGTTGTGCGTCCTTAACGGCGACGATGATCTCGTCTCCTACGGAGGCGTAACGTTTTTTAGAGCCTCCTAGAACTTTAATACACATAACTCTTTTGATTCCGGAGTTATCGGCGACTTGGAGGATGGTTTCCTGTTGGATCATCTTACTTTGCCTTTTCTACGATCTTAAATAGACGGTGACGCTTTTCACGGGATAGAGGTCTGGTTTCGATCGCCAGAATTCTATCTCCTACTTGGCATTCATTTCTTTCGTCATGAACCTTCATTTTAATGGTTCTACGAACGATCTTCTTAAACTTAGGGTGAGTCTTACGAGCTTCCACGAGCATCACGAGGGTTTTATCCATAGCGGTGCTCACGACTTTACCTTCGCTCAGAAGTGATTTTTTTATATGCTTCTTTGCAGTTTCCATAATCAGTTCGTTCCTTTAGCTGCTTTTTTAACAGAAGCATTCGCCTTTGCCAGAGCTTGTCTCTTACGAGTCGCTCTTGAATAACGTCTGGCTTTAGTGGAACCAGGCTTCGCAGCCAACTCTCTGTTCTTTTGGATAGTTAGAAGACGCGCGATTTTCTTTTTCGCGTTAGCAATCACCTTCGGGTTTTCCAAAGAACGAGCCACTCCGTATTGGAAACGTGCCGTACGAATGATCTTACGAGCATCTTCCAATTGTGCTAAAATTTCTGCGTCTTTCAATTCTGCGAGTTTGATCTTTTTCACAGCGTAGACCTCTTCACAAATTCGGTTTGAACCGGCAGTTTATAAGCAGCCAGATCCAAAGCTTTTTTAGCGGTCGCTTCATCGATCCCGCTCATTTCGAATAAAACTCTACCAGGTCTGATCTCTGCGATCCAGAACTCAGGGTTACCTTTACCTTTACCCATACGAGTTTCCGCTGGTTTTTTGGTAATAGGTAGATGAGGGAAGATCCGAATCCAAAGTTTCCCGCCTCTTTTAACCTGACGGTTGATAGTGATCCTTGCCGCTTCTATCTGTCTTGCAGTCAAACGTCCGGAAGTAACGGCTTTCAAACCGAACTCTCCGAAGGACACTTTGGAACCACGCTCGTCGTTTCCTTTCAAGCGGCCCCTTTGTCTTTTTCTGAACTTAACTCTTTTAGGTGATAACATCGTTTTTTACCTTTGGATCATCAAAGACGATCAGTTGGTCCTTCTCTTAACGGCGTATTTATCTTCTTCGGACTCTTCTTTATTGCTAATGAAGTCCCCGGTATAAGTCCAAACCTTCACTCCGATTTGTCCGAAAGTGGTGCTGGCTTCACGGAATCCTAGATCGATTTTCGCTCTAAGTGTATGAAGAGGAATTCTTCCTTCACGATAACCTTCGCGACGAGCCATGTCCGCTCCGTTCAAACGACCAGAGATAAGGATCTTAATTCCTTCTACTCCACCTCTCATCGCACGACGAAGTTCTTGTTTCATCACGCGGCGGAACGGTTGGCGCTCTTGGATTTGGATCGCGATAGACTCGGCGATACATTGTGCGATCGTCTCCGGCTTCTTAACTTCGATAATGTTGAGGTTAAGAGGTTTTTCGGTCATAGTCTTAAGGACTTTTTTAACGGCTTCGATATTCGCACCGTTTTTACCGATTACCACACCGGGTTTAGCAGTGTGAAGGTTTACATTGATCTTCTCAGGAAAACGCTCCACTACAACTTTTACAACGCCTGCTTCTTTGAAACGGCCTTGGATAAATCTACGAATTCTAATATCTTCGTGCAGGTTCTTCTTATAGTCTGCTTGCGAGAACCAGATGGAATCCCATCCGCGGGTAATTCCGATACGAAGTCCGATTGGGTTAACTTTCTGTCCCATGATTTCCCCTATTAATCCGAGATTACCACGGTTACGTGGCTGGTTCTCTTACGGATCCTTGCAGCTCTTCCACGAGCACGAGGACGGAAGCGTTTTAGGATCGGGCCTTCGTCCACCAGGATCTTTTTAATGAACATCTTGCCTGGATCAGCATTATCACTTTTCACAACTGCGTTTGCGGAAGCGGATTTGATAAGTTTGAAAATAGGCTCGATGGCTCTTTTGTTCGTATATTTCAGAATATCCAGAGCTTCTGCAACTTCGTAGCCACGGATCTCATCCGCAACAAGGCGAAGTTTACGTGGGGACATTCTGACAAATCTTGCGATTGCTACGGCTTCCATTATTTCTTAGCCGCCTTTTTATCGGTGTTTCCATGACCACGATAAGTACGAGTCGGAGCGAATTCTCCCAACTTGTGTCCT is from Leptospira sp. WS58.C1 and encodes:
- the rpsC gene encoding 30S ribosomal protein S3; its protein translation is MGQKVNPIGLRIGITRGWDSIWFSQADYKKNLHEDIRIRRFIQGRFKEAGVVKVVVERFPEKINVNLHTAKPGVVIGKNGANIEAVKKVLKTMTEKPLNLNIIEVKKPETIAQCIAESIAIQIQERQPFRRVMKQELRRAMRGGVEGIKILISGRLNGADMARREGYREGRIPLHTLRAKIDLGFREASTTFGQIGVKVWTYTGDFISNKEESEEDKYAVKRRTN
- the rplV gene encoding 50S ribosomal protein L22 is translated as MEAVAIARFVRMSPRKLRLVADEIRGYEVAEALDILKYTNKRAIEPIFKLIKSASANAVVKSDNADPGKMFIKKILVDEGPILKRFRPRARGRAARIRKRTSHVTVVISD
- the rplX gene encoding 50S ribosomal protein L24, whose amino-acid sequence is MSKLTYRGSEYTKFKSVRLHKDDEVVVIAGKEKGKKGKILVIDKKRDRVVVEGLNKRKRFLRPTQENPQGGIVEVEAPMHISNVMFYDSKKKKGVRLGYQENKGKKVRVSKADGKEI
- the rplN gene encoding 50S ribosomal protein L14, with product MIQQETILQVADNSGIKRVMCIKVLGGSKKRYASVGDEIIVAVKDAQPAYGLKDSTGKKVHNKAVQRAVVVRTKKEIRRPDGSYIRFDDNAVAIIDDKGNPKGTRIFGPVARELRDKKYAKIISLAPEVL
- the rpmC gene encoding 50S ribosomal protein L29, producing the protein MKKIKLAELKDAEILAQLEDARKIIRTARFQYGVARSLENPKVIANAKKKIARLLTIQKNRELAAKPGSTKARRYSRATRKRQALAKANASVKKAAKGTN
- the rpsQ gene encoding 30S ribosomal protein S17 — its product is METAKKHIKKSLLSEGKVVSTAMDKTLVMLVEARKTHPKFKKIVRRTIKMKVHDERNECQVGDRILAIETRPLSREKRHRLFKIVEKAK
- the rplP gene encoding 50S ribosomal protein L16, whose amino-acid sequence is MLSPKRVKFRKRQRGRLKGNDERGSKVSFGEFGLKAVTSGRLTARQIEAARITINRQVKRGGKLWIRIFPHLPITKKPAETRMGKGKGNPEFWIAEIRPGRVLFEMSGIDEATAKKALDLAAYKLPVQTEFVKRSTL